From Vespula vulgaris chromosome 11, iyVesVulg1.1, whole genome shotgun sequence, the proteins below share one genomic window:
- the LOC127067479 gene encoding ciliogenesis and planar polarity effector 2-like isoform X1 codes for MNAINMNWLSSAEGESLMHHFYINSSKKRRFYGILEKPSLPSSIEEVTYKIFMIGRSGVGKTSVITRLAGFSEPNNYIETNGIKKTNVFWPVKIWDKVILFKLQFWDTSESSIKKYNHILPTCKDKVDAICSVFSFDDVTSFNDIPYLINTMSTIKEKPANIVIGTKFKPWSNSMVEETQVKEFEDKWKVKIIKIDSNKLTNRSELFDCSYQLNTICNILWNRDKEFLSKQIVQS; via the exons ATGAATGCAATAAACATGAACTGGTTAAGCTCGGCCGAGGGTGAATCATTGAtgcatcatttttatataaattcatctAAGAAGAGAAGATTTTATG GTATTTTGGAAAAGCCGTCATTGCCATCTTCCATTGAGGAAGttacttataaaatttttatgattggTAGATCTGGTGTAGGAAAAACTTCTGTTATAACACGTTTAGCTGGTTTTTCGGAACCTAATAACTATATTGAAACGAatggtataaaaaaaacaaatgtatttTGGCCAGTGAAGATATGGGATAAAGtcatattgtttaaattacaattttggGATACGTCGGAAAgcagtattaaaaaatataatcatattttaccA ACATGTAAAGATAAAGTAGATGCAATCTGTTCTGTATTTTCCTTCGATGATGTAACCAGTTTTAATGACATACCTTATCTGATAAACACAATGAGTACAATCAAAGAAAAACCTGCAAATATAGTAATCGGCACAAA ATTTAAGCCATGGTCAAATTCGATGGTGGAAGAGACTCAAGTCAAAGAATTCGAAGATAAGTGGAAAGtgaagattattaaaattgattcaaataaattaaccAACAGATCCGAACTTTTCGACTGTTCTTATCAACTAAATACTATTTGCAATATTTTGTggaatagagataaagaattCTTATCCAAACAAATTGTTCAAAGTTAA
- the LOC127067479 gene encoding ciliogenesis and planar polarity effector 2-like isoform X2: MYLLLLGILEKPSLPSSIEEVTYKIFMIGRSGVGKTSVITRLAGFSEPNNYIETNGIKKTNVFWPVKIWDKVILFKLQFWDTSESSIKKYNHILPTCKDKVDAICSVFSFDDVTSFNDIPYLINTMSTIKEKPANIVIGTKFKPWSNSMVEETQVKEFEDKWKVKIIKIDSNKLTNRSELFDCSYQLNTICNILWNRDKEFLSKQIVQS, encoded by the exons ATG TATCTTTTGCTTTTAGGTATTTTGGAAAAGCCGTCATTGCCATCTTCCATTGAGGAAGttacttataaaatttttatgattggTAGATCTGGTGTAGGAAAAACTTCTGTTATAACACGTTTAGCTGGTTTTTCGGAACCTAATAACTATATTGAAACGAatggtataaaaaaaacaaatgtatttTGGCCAGTGAAGATATGGGATAAAGtcatattgtttaaattacaattttggGATACGTCGGAAAgcagtattaaaaaatataatcatattttaccA ACATGTAAAGATAAAGTAGATGCAATCTGTTCTGTATTTTCCTTCGATGATGTAACCAGTTTTAATGACATACCTTATCTGATAAACACAATGAGTACAATCAAAGAAAAACCTGCAAATATAGTAATCGGCACAAA ATTTAAGCCATGGTCAAATTCGATGGTGGAAGAGACTCAAGTCAAAGAATTCGAAGATAAGTGGAAAGtgaagattattaaaattgattcaaataaattaaccAACAGATCCGAACTTTTCGACTGTTCTTATCAACTAAATACTATTTGCAATATTTTGTggaatagagataaagaattCTTATCCAAACAAATTGTTCAAAGTTAA